One Brassica napus cultivar Da-Ae chromosome C2, Da-Ae, whole genome shotgun sequence DNA window includes the following coding sequences:
- the LOC106349577 gene encoding GDP-fucose transporter 1-like, producing the protein MPPSRKQYYATSSLVIGYALCSSLLAVINKLAITHFNYPALLTALQYLTSSLSAYLLGKLRLLRHDPFSLPTAKRFLPAAAVFYLAIFTNTNLLRHANVDTFIVFRSLTPLLVAAADTLLRSQPPPSGLTFLSLLVILAGAVGYVANDSAFTLTAYSWALGYLVTITTEMVYIKHMVSSLDLNTWGFVLYNNLLSLMIAPVFWFLTGEHTDVLTAVNSNGGNVFDPVAFFAVALSCVFGFLISFFGFAARQAISATAFTVTGVVNKFLTVVINVVIWDKHATPVGLVCLLVTICGGVGYQQSVTTVVKKPHTGKVDDELRELSKGDTDA; encoded by the coding sequence ATGCCACCCTCCCGCAAACAATACTACGCGACAAGCAGCCTCGTGATCGGCTACGCCCTCTGCTCCAGCCTCCTCGCCGTCATCAACAAACTCGCAATCACCCACTTCAACTACCCCGCCCTCCTCACCGCCCTCCAGTACCTAACCTCCTCCCTCTCCGCCTACCTCCTCGGCAAACTCCGCCTCCTCCGCCACGACCCCTTCTCCCTCCCCACCGCCAAGCGTTTCCTCCCCGCCGCCGCCGTCTTCTACCTCGCCATCTTCACCAACACCAACCTCCTCCGCCACGCCAACGTCGACACCTTCATCGTCTTCCGCTCCCTCACCCCTCTCCTCGTCGCCGCCGCCGACACTCTCCTCCGCTCCCAACCTCCCCCCTCCGGCCTCACCTTCCTCTCCCTCCTCGTCATCCTCGCCGGCGCCGTCGGATACGTCGCGAACGACTCCGCCTTCACCCTGACGGCCTACTCGTGGGCCCTGGGCTACCTCGTCACCATCACCACCGAGATGGTTTACATCAAGCACATGGTCTCGAGCCTCGACCTCAACACGTGGGGCTTCGTTCTCTACAATAATCTATTGTCTCTCATGATCGCGCCTGTCTTCTGGTTTCTCACGGGAGAGCACACGGACGTTTTAACGGCCGTTAATTCTAACGGAGGGAACGTGTTCGACCCCGTTGCGTTTTTCGCCGTGGCGTTGTCGTGTGTGTTTGGTTTTCTCATCAGCTTCTTTGGATTCGCTGCTAGGCAAGCTATCTCGGCCACTGCTTTTACCGTGACTGGTGTGGTGAATAAGTTTTTGACCGTTGTGATTAATGTTGTGATTTGGGATAAGCATGCGACTCCtgttggtttggtttgtttgCTTGTTACTATCTGTGGTGGTGTTGGTTATCAGCAGTCTGTAACAACCGTGGTTAAGAAACCGCATACCGGCAAGGTTGATGATGAGTTGAGGGAGTTGAGTAAAGGAGATACTGATGCATGA
- the LOC106380723 gene encoding 26S proteasome regulatory subunit 8 homolog A-like: protein MAAVGVESMRPESAMEETCNVKIAAAKQGEGLKQYYLQHIHELQRQLRQKTNNLNRLEAQRNELNSRVRMLREELQLLQEPGSYVGEVVKVMGKNKVLVKVHPEGKYVVDIDKSIDITKITPSTRVALRNDSYVLHLVLPSKVDPLVNLMKVEKVPDSTYDMIGGLDQQIKEIKEVIELPIKHPELFESLGIAQPKGVLLYGPPGTGKTLLARAVAHHTDCTFIRVSGSELVQKYIGEGSRMVRELFVMAREHAPSIIFMDEIDSIGSARMESGSGNGDSEVQRTMLELLNQLDGFEASNKIKVLMATNRIDILDKALLRPGRIDRKIEFPNPNEDSRCDILKIHSRKMNLMRGIDLKKIAEKMNGASGAELKAVCTEAGMFALRERRVHVTQEDFEMAVAKVMKKDTEKNMSLRKLWK from the exons ATGGCTGCCGTAGGAGTGGAGTCGATGCGTCCCGAGTCAGCGATGGAGGAAACCTGCAACGTCAAGATAGCGGCGGCGAAACAAGGGGAGGGGCTTAAGCAGTACTATCTCCAGCACATCCATGAGCTCCAGCGCCAGCTCCGCCAGAAAACTAACAACCTCAATCGCCTTGAAGCTCAGAGGAATGAACTCAATTCTCGAG tACGAATGCTCAGAGAAGAGTTGCAGCTGCTTCAAGAACCTGGTTCCTATGTCGGTGAAGTGGTCAAAGTGATGGGGAAAAACAAGGTCTTGGTTAAG GTTCATCCAGAGGGTAAGTATGTTGTTGATATTGACAAAAGCATAGACATAACGAAGATCACACCATCAACAAGAGTTGCTCTCCGTAACGATAGCTATGTTCTCCACCTCGTCCTGCCAAGTAAAGTTGATCCGCTGGTCAACCTTATGAAAGTTGAGAAGGTTCCCGACTCCACATATGACATGATTGGTGGTCTTGACCAGCAAATTAAAGAAATTAAGGAG GTCATTGAGCTGCCTATCAAGCATCCTGAATTGTTCGAGTCTCTTGGAATTGCGCAGCCAAAG GGTGTGTTGTTATATGGTCCACCTGGAACTGGGAAGACACTTTTGGCTCGAGCTGTAGCACATCACACTGACTGTACGTTCATCAGAGTTTCTGGTTCCGAGCTGGTccagaaatacattggagaagGTTCTAGAATGGTCAGAGAACTCTTCGTGATGGCAAG GGAGCACGCACCATCAATCATCTTCATGGATGAGATCGACAGTATTGGGTCTGCTCGTATGGAATCTGGAAGTGGAAATGGTGACAGTGAGGTCCAACGGACTATGCTTGAGCTTCTCAATCAACTTGATGGATTCGAAGCGTCAAACAAAATCAAG GTTCTGATGGCGACAAATCGAATTGATATTCTGGATAAAGCTCTTCTCAGGCCAGGAAGGATTGATAGGAAAATCGAATTCCCTAATCCTAATGAAGAT TCACGTTGTGATATCTTGAAGATTCACTCGAGGAAAATGAATCTGATGCGTGGGATTGATCTGAAAAAGATCGCAGAGAAGATGAATGGTGCTTCAGGTGCTGAACTGAAG GCTGTGTGCACGGAGGCGGGCATGTTTGCTCTGAGGGAGAGGAGAGTACACGTGACACAGGAAGACTTTGAGATGGCGGTGGCGAAGGTTATGAAGAAAGACACAGAGAAGAACATGTCTTTGCGTAAGCTCTGGAAGTAG
- the LOC106380722 gene encoding GTP-binding nuclear protein Ran-2-like, translating into MMRDRNHLRQHRKFLYDSSNARRRPRGTKAEKDLTVEKAALKLRSDQKEGNLTVVRIASDVSENPCKKISSFKNPQSPSRRFSPSQNIYHLPARSRDSQNMALPNQQTVDYPSFKLVIVGDGGTGKTTFVKRHLTGEFEKKYEPTIGVEVHPLDFFTNCGKIRFYCWDTAGQEKFGGLRDGYYIHGQCAVIMFDVTARLTYKNVPTWHRDLCRVCENIPIVLCGNKVDVKNRQVKAKQVTFHRKKNLQYYEISAKSNYNFEKPFLYLARKLAGDPNLHFVESPALAPPEVHIDVAEQQKNEADLIAAAAQPLPDDDDDAFE; encoded by the exons ATGATGCGAGACCGTAATCATCTCCGTCAGCACCGTAAGTTTCTTTATGATTCGTCAAACGCACGCAGGAGACCGCGTGGGACTAAAGCTGAAAAAGATCTAACGGTGGAGAAAGCTGCGTTGAAATTGCGGAGCGATCAAAAAGAAGGGAATCTAACGGTCGTAAGAATAGCGTCGGACGTAAGCGAAAACCCTTGCAAAAAAATTTCCTCTTTTAAAAACCCCCAATCTCCCTCTCGCCGCTTCTCTCCTTCTCAAAATATCTATCATCTCCCCGCACGCTCTCGCGATTCCCAAAACATG GCTCTACCGAACCAGCAAACCGTCGATTATCCTAGCTTCAAGCTCGTCATTGTTGGTGACGGAGGCacag GGAAAACCACTTTCGTCAAGAGGCATCTTACTGGGGAGTTTGAGAAGAAGTATGAAC CTACCATTGGTGTGGAGGTTCATCCTTTGGATTTCTTCACAAACTGTGGCAAGATCCGTTTCTACTGCTGGGATACTGCTGGACAGGAGAAGTTCGGTGGCCTTAGGGATGGTTACTA CATCCATGGCCAGTGTGCTGTGATTATGTTTGACGTCACAGCACGACTCACATACAAGAACGTTCCAACATGGCACCGTGATCTCTGCAGGGTGTGTGAGAACATTCCCATCGTTCTCTGTGGGAACAAAGTCGACGTGAAGAACAGGCAAGTCAAGGCCAAGCAGGTGACGTTCCACAGGAAGAAGAATCTGCAGTACTACGAGATATCCGCCAAGAGCAACTACAACTTCGAGAAGCCCTTCTTGTATCTCGCTAGGAAACTTGCTGGCGACCCTAACCTTCACTTTGTCGAGTCACCAGCTCTTGCTCCCCCTGAGGTTCACATTGACGTTGCTGAGCAGCAGAAGAACGAGGCTGATCTCATTGCCGCCGCAGCTCAGCCTCTccctgatgatgatgatgacgcttttgagtaa
- the BNAC02G09310D gene encoding DUF724 domain-containing protein 1 → MMRFKKGTKVEVLIKSSLPSGAWRSAEIMSGNGHYYTVMYDTDDATERVPRKSMRPEPPLQVLHSWSPGDVLEVFESCSWKMAIVSKVLENDCFMVRLLGSSLKVKANKSDIRVRQSWQDNEWIMVGQGSSRLSAQTSTENLRRKVNLKSKDKVNASDALSRKGPKKRTYSLVTPHNQTTHVEEDGESVASSVGSCSVNMDGLTTVSFTPIETGNSSDTESSSCRYRNIKTKKSGFTAKGSEAADVHKLELDEYRCSIERLHASGPIITWEQETWITNLRLRLNISNEEHLMQIRNLISDDNSQTYR, encoded by the exons ATGATGAGATTCAAGAAAGGAACTAAAGTGGAAGTGTTGATCAAATCATCACTTCCATCTGGTGCTTGGCGATCTGCTGAGATAATGTCCGGTAATGGGCATTATTACACTGTCATGTATGATACTGATGACGCTACAGAGAGGGTACCGAGGAAGAGTATGAGACCTGAGCCTCCTCTGCAAGTTCTACATTCTTGGTCTCCTGGTGACGTTCTTGAGGTTTTTGAAAGTTGTTCCTGGAAGATGGCTATAGTGTCCAAGGTTTTGGAGAATGATTGCTTCATGGTTAGATTGCTTGGCTCCTCACTGAAGGTCAAGGCAAACAAATCTGACATTCGGGTCAGACAATCTTGGCAAGATAATGAGTGGATCATGGTCGGGCAG GGTTCATCGAGATTAAGTGCTCAGACTTCAACAGAAAATTTAAGGAGAAAGGTGAATTTGAAGAGCAAAGACAAAGTCAATGCATCTGATGCACTTTCGAGAAAAGGTCCAAAGAAACGGACCTATTCTTTGGTTACACCACACAATCAAACTACACACGtcgaagaagatggagagagtGTTGCTtcttctgttggtagttgtagCGTGAACATGGATGGTTTAACTACTGTCTCTTTCACCCCCATAGAAACTGGTAACTCTAGTGACACAGAGTCATCTTCTTGCCGCTACAGAAACATCAAGACCAAGAAGTCTGGCTTTACAGCAAAAGGCTCAGAAGCTGCTGATGTTCATAAGCTAGAGTTGGATGAATACCGATGCAGTATCGAGAGATTGCACGCATCTGGACCGATTATAACATGGGAACAAGAAACGTGGATCACAAACCTCCGTCTGAGACTGAACATCTCGAATGAGGAACATCTGATGCAGATAAGAAACCTTATCTCTGATGATAACAGTCAAACATACAGATAG